Proteins from a genomic interval of Salinarchaeum sp. Harcht-Bsk1:
- a CDS encoding replication factor C large subunit: MEWTEKYRPSTLTEVRGNDAARDELREWAESWEDHREAAIVHGRPGVGKTSAAHALANDLGWDVMELNASDDRTRDVVERIAGEASKSATLTGGTRRLVVLDEADNFHGNADYGGSRAVTDVVKDANQPIVLVANEFYDMSRGLRNACQEIEFRDVSARSIVPVLRDICRKEGVEFEDAALEAVAERTSGDLRSAINDLQAIAEGRDRLTEADVSTGERDGSVGIFDFLDLVIKEQGAEDALKSSYDVEETPDDLIQWIEDNVPKDYEGAELADAYDHLSNADRWLGRVRATQNYTYWRYASDAMVAGVAASRREPKGGWTRYGPPSFRSKLGRSKGTRNTRDGIAQRIAEREGCSLGTARRRVVPYLAAMTHHCKPRDLTVSVAAAYDLDAGELSFLTGSGEDTNKVQSIVEDAASLKESAAVDASQGAFEGATRDDGTTDGSDEDGVSGQAESNTAAQSDGQSTLADSGTNDDGTDSAEEDSAGNSSEPDADANGADDQEDQSGLDEFF, translated from the coding sequence ATGGAATGGACGGAGAAGTACCGCCCGAGTACGCTCACCGAGGTGCGAGGTAACGACGCTGCCCGGGATGAGCTACGCGAGTGGGCGGAGTCCTGGGAGGACCATCGCGAAGCGGCGATCGTCCACGGTCGCCCCGGCGTCGGGAAGACGTCCGCAGCCCACGCGCTGGCGAACGACCTCGGCTGGGACGTGATGGAACTCAACGCCAGCGACGATCGCACTCGCGACGTGGTCGAGCGGATCGCCGGCGAGGCCTCGAAGTCGGCGACGCTGACCGGCGGAACGCGGCGCCTGGTCGTCCTCGACGAGGCCGACAACTTCCACGGCAACGCCGACTACGGCGGCTCTCGCGCGGTGACGGACGTCGTCAAGGACGCCAACCAGCCGATCGTCCTCGTCGCCAACGAGTTCTACGACATGTCTCGCGGCTTGCGGAACGCCTGCCAGGAGATCGAGTTCCGCGACGTTTCGGCACGGTCGATCGTGCCGGTGCTCCGCGACATCTGCCGCAAGGAAGGGGTCGAATTCGAGGACGCTGCGCTCGAGGCGGTCGCCGAACGGACGAGCGGCGACCTCCGATCCGCGATCAACGACCTCCAGGCGATCGCGGAGGGCCGCGACAGACTCACCGAAGCCGACGTGTCCACTGGCGAACGCGACGGATCCGTCGGCATCTTCGACTTTCTCGACCTGGTCATCAAAGAGCAGGGTGCCGAGGACGCGCTGAAGAGTTCCTACGACGTCGAGGAGACGCCCGACGACCTGATCCAGTGGATCGAGGACAACGTCCCGAAAGACTACGAGGGCGCCGAACTCGCCGACGCCTACGACCACCTCTCCAACGCGGACCGCTGGCTCGGGCGCGTTCGAGCCACCCAGAACTACACGTACTGGCGCTACGCGAGCGACGCGATGGTCGCCGGCGTCGCCGCATCCCGTCGGGAGCCGAAAGGCGGGTGGACTCGCTACGGACCACCGAGTTTCCGGTCCAAACTCGGCCGATCGAAAGGAACGCGGAACACGCGAGACGGCATCGCCCAGCGCATCGCCGAACGCGAAGGCTGTTCGCTCGGCACGGCGCGTCGACGCGTCGTCCCGTATCTCGCCGCGATGACCCACCACTGCAAACCCCGGGATCTCACCGTCAGCGTCGCAGCCGCATACGACCTCGACGCCGGCGAACTGTCCTTCCTCACCGGGAGCGGCGAGGATACCAACAAGGTCCAGTCGATCGTCGAGGACGCGGCATCGCTCAAAGAGTCCGCTGCCGTCGACGCGTCACAGGGCGCGTTCGAGGGAGCGACTCGCGACGACGGAACGACCGACGGCTCCGACGAGGACGGGGTATCCGGACAGGCGGAGAGCAATACGGCTGCCCAGTCGGACGGCCAGTCCACCCTGGCAGACTCCGGGACGAACGACGACGGGACCGATTCGGCTGAGGAGGATTCGGCAGGGAACTCGTCAGAACCTGACGCGGACGCTAACGGAGCGGACGATCAAGAGGATCAATCCGGCCTCGACGAATTCTTCTGA
- the bioD gene encoding dethiobiotin synthase, whose product MLDGPGIFVAGTDTGVGKTIVTAGLTGVLRERGVEATAIKPAQTGAPADDDAALVANACDDPAASTCLERLDPALAPRVAAERENVDLSYDVIRDDCEAAVDASGFPVVEGIGGLRVPLTDDREVIDLIVDLGLPTLVVARSGLGTLNHTALTVDALRDRGVAVPFVVLNEYDGATVAERTNPAELRRMLDVPIATVPTFEASDPAAIVPAVRSALAGSGGQDGDAGE is encoded by the coding sequence TTGCTCGATGGCCCAGGGATCTTCGTGGCAGGAACCGACACGGGCGTCGGGAAGACGATCGTTACCGCGGGACTCACCGGCGTGCTTCGCGAGCGGGGCGTCGAAGCAACCGCGATCAAACCGGCCCAGACCGGAGCCCCGGCGGATGACGACGCTGCACTCGTCGCGAACGCCTGCGACGATCCTGCCGCGAGTACCTGTCTCGAGCGACTCGACCCGGCACTCGCCCCACGCGTGGCTGCCGAGCGCGAGAACGTCGACCTCTCCTACGACGTCATCCGCGACGACTGCGAGGCCGCCGTCGACGCCTCGGGATTCCCCGTCGTCGAGGGGATCGGTGGCCTCCGAGTCCCACTCACGGACGACCGCGAGGTGATCGACCTGATCGTCGACCTTGGTCTCCCGACACTCGTCGTCGCTCGTTCCGGTCTCGGGACGCTCAATCACACCGCGCTGACCGTCGACGCACTCCGGGATCGCGGCGTGGCAGTTCCGTTCGTCGTGCTCAACGAGTACGATGGGGCGACCGTCGCCGAACGGACGAATCCAGCAGAACTTCGGCGGATGCTCGACGTGCCGATCGCCACGGTTCCGACCTTCGAGGCGAGCGATCCCGCGGCGATCGTACCCGCAGTTCGATCGGCCCTCGCTGGATCGGGAGGACAGGACGGCGACGCTGGAGAGTGA
- a CDS encoding 8-amino-7-oxononanoate synthase, translated as MCERGFDLDDRLRERRSRTLYRDLQPADAVGHSARFAPDPGADLPVIEPDHQLVFAANNYLGLAGDERVVEAAQNAADVVGTGAGASRLVTGDTLVHRDLESRIADAKGTERALAFSSGYAANVGTIAALDPDVVFSDELNHASIVDGCRLADADVVVYDHCDPSDLRERMSERRAEPVAAGDVAVPNGGADESWLVVTDSVFSMDGTIAPFEALADLAEEFGAWLLADEAHATGCFVDGGGIVQRAGLEDRVQIQLGTLSKALGSQGGYVAGSSDLIEFLVNEARSFVYSTGLAPPAAAAAGEALHLARTTDRRARLWRNVDKLRDGLEDVGLDVGGETQILPVHVGDREDALALAAALRDRDVIAPAIRPPTVPEGTSRIRVAPMATHSAAELETCIDAFAVAADEVGVI; from the coding sequence ATGTGTGAGCGAGGGTTCGATCTCGACGACCGTCTCCGGGAGCGACGATCTCGCACGCTCTACCGTGACCTCCAGCCTGCAGACGCCGTGGGGCACAGTGCTCGTTTCGCACCCGATCCGGGTGCGGACCTGCCGGTCATCGAGCCGGACCACCAGCTCGTCTTCGCGGCGAACAACTACCTCGGACTCGCCGGCGACGAACGCGTCGTCGAAGCCGCTCAGAACGCTGCGGACGTCGTCGGCACCGGCGCCGGTGCGAGCCGTCTCGTCACTGGGGACACCCTGGTTCACCGCGACCTCGAGTCCCGCATCGCGGATGCGAAGGGCACCGAGCGGGCGCTCGCCTTCTCCTCGGGCTATGCTGCAAACGTCGGGACGATCGCGGCACTCGATCCGGACGTCGTCTTCTCCGACGAACTGAATCACGCGAGCATCGTGGACGGCTGTCGGCTGGCCGACGCCGACGTGGTCGTCTACGATCACTGCGACCCGTCCGACCTCCGTGAGCGGATGAGCGAACGCCGGGCCGAGCCGGTCGCTGCCGGCGACGTGGCAGTTCCCAACGGCGGTGCCGACGAGTCCTGGCTCGTCGTGACCGACTCCGTCTTCAGCATGGACGGAACCATCGCACCGTTCGAAGCCCTCGCAGACCTGGCCGAGGAGTTCGGAGCGTGGTTGCTCGCCGACGAGGCGCACGCGACCGGCTGCTTCGTCGACGGTGGCGGGATCGTCCAGCGGGCGGGGCTCGAGGATCGCGTCCAGATTCAACTCGGTACGCTCTCAAAGGCCCTCGGGAGTCAGGGTGGGTACGTCGCCGGGTCCAGTGACTTGATCGAGTTCCTCGTCAACGAGGCGAGGTCCTTCGTCTACTCGACTGGGCTAGCACCGCCGGCTGCGGCAGCGGCGGGCGAAGCGCTCCACCTCGCCAGGACGACCGATCGGCGCGCCCGCCTCTGGCGAAACGTCGACAAGCTACGCGACGGCCTCGAGGACGTCGGCCTCGACGTGGGCGGCGAGACGCAGATTCTTCCGGTCCACGTCGGTGATCGCGAGGACGCACTCGCACTCGCCGCGGCGCTCCGCGACCGCGACGTCATCGCACCCGCGATCCGCCCCCCGACCGTTCCGGAGGGGACGAGTCGGATCCGCGTCGCGCCGATGGCGACGCACTCCGCCGCCGAACTGGAAACCTGCATCGACGCGTTCGCGGTCGCAGCGGACGAAGTCGGGGTGATCTGA
- the bioB gene encoding biotin synthase BioB, which translates to MVYSTGNTTVDEATERVLAGEQLSRRDGLALIAQPVEDLAPAADYVRSEFGDDTVDACSIVNAKAGNCAEDCGFCAQSVHFDTGIDTYGLLDPEEILAAAKRAERDGAQRFGIVVAEKGIDREARPEEWDRVLEAIRLVRDETDVEVDGSLGILTEEEAEILVEEGLNHYNHNIETSPNFFPEIVDTHSFEDRVRTLEIAKEAGMDLCAGVILGMGESPTDRVDAAIALHDVGVSSVPVNVLNPVAGTELGEKLGDTADISTEEIVKTIAVYRFLHPDARVRLTGGREVNLDVDEQHLPFEAGADGILTGDYLTTHGNDAADDLDVIERAGMEPNMDANEFDPDEVRTRARSDERSDETDGDDEALEPDTAVGTATSKAGDPRNDRGEATNASD; encoded by the coding sequence GTGGTTTACAGCACCGGCAACACGACGGTCGACGAGGCGACCGAGCGCGTGCTCGCCGGGGAGCAACTCTCCCGGCGCGACGGCCTCGCGTTGATCGCCCAGCCCGTCGAGGACCTCGCGCCGGCGGCGGACTACGTCCGCTCGGAGTTCGGCGACGACACCGTCGACGCCTGCTCCATCGTCAACGCGAAAGCGGGCAACTGCGCGGAGGACTGTGGCTTCTGCGCCCAGTCGGTCCACTTCGACACGGGCATCGACACCTACGGCCTCCTCGACCCGGAGGAGATCCTCGCTGCAGCGAAACGCGCCGAGCGCGACGGCGCACAGCGGTTCGGTATCGTCGTCGCGGAGAAAGGCATCGACAGGGAGGCACGGCCCGAGGAGTGGGATCGTGTCCTCGAGGCCATCCGCCTCGTGCGCGACGAGACCGACGTCGAGGTCGACGGCTCGCTCGGCATCCTCACCGAGGAGGAGGCCGAGATACTCGTCGAGGAGGGGCTCAATCACTACAATCACAACATCGAGACGTCCCCGAACTTCTTCCCGGAGATCGTGGACACCCACAGCTTCGAGGATCGCGTTCGGACGCTCGAGATCGCCAAGGAGGCTGGCATGGACCTCTGTGCCGGCGTCATCCTCGGCATGGGCGAGTCGCCGACCGATCGCGTCGACGCCGCGATCGCGCTCCATGACGTCGGCGTCTCGTCGGTCCCGGTCAACGTACTGAATCCAGTCGCGGGCACCGAGCTGGGCGAGAAACTCGGTGACACCGCCGACATCTCGACGGAGGAAATCGTCAAGACCATCGCCGTCTATCGGTTCCTCCACCCAGACGCGCGGGTCCGCCTCACTGGCGGGCGCGAAGTCAATCTGGACGTAGACGAGCAACACCTCCCGTTCGAGGCAGGAGCGGACGGCATCCTCACCGGCGACTACCTGACGACGCACGGCAACGACGCCGCTGACGATCTCGACGTGATCGAGCGAGCCGGGATGGAGCCCAACATGGACGCGAACGAGTTCGACCCGGACGAAGTTCGTACGCGTGCGCGTTCGGACGAGCGCAGCGACGAAACCGACGGCGACGACGAGGCACTCGAGCCCGACACTGCCGTCGGCACGGCGACGAGCAAGGCCGGGGACCCTCGAAACGACCGCGGTGAAGCGACCAACGCGAGCGACTGA
- a CDS encoding archaeosine biosynthesis radical SAM protein RaSEA — translation MSEPSPEVYEEGRGMDAHNQVMRSIRAEKEAEYDPREPTRVWIDEDNTPNGVRESLTIVLNTGGCRWARAGGCTMCGYVAESVEGGEVSHDALMAQVDSVLEHEEANADGLCDLVKIYTSGSFLDEREVSAESRRAIADTFADRERIVVESLPDFVDRETLADFTDRGLDTDVAIGLETTSDRIRRDCVNKYFAFSDFEEACAEARAADEAAGTDDSDPDVGVKAYLLMKPPFLSEQEAIDDMISSVYDCAETEGCHTVSMNPCNVQRYTMVDELYFQGGYRPPWLWSVADVLESTADADAIVISDPVGHGSDRGPHNCKECDDRVQRAIKDFDLRQDPSVFDQIECECEATWEAVCEREAGYNLPLVQ, via the coding sequence ATGAGTGAACCAAGCCCGGAGGTCTACGAGGAGGGCCGCGGGATGGACGCACACAACCAGGTGATGCGTTCGATCCGCGCGGAGAAGGAGGCCGAGTACGACCCTCGGGAGCCCACGCGCGTCTGGATCGACGAGGACAACACCCCGAACGGCGTCCGCGAATCCCTCACGATCGTCCTCAACACCGGCGGCTGTCGCTGGGCGCGCGCCGGCGGCTGCACGATGTGTGGGTACGTCGCCGAATCAGTCGAGGGCGGCGAGGTCAGCCACGACGCCCTCATGGCCCAGGTCGACAGCGTGCTCGAGCACGAGGAGGCCAACGCCGACGGCCTCTGCGATCTCGTCAAGATCTACACCTCCGGATCCTTTCTCGACGAGCGCGAGGTCTCGGCCGAGTCGCGTCGGGCCATCGCCGACACCTTCGCCGACCGCGAACGGATCGTCGTCGAGTCGCTCCCGGACTTCGTCGACCGCGAGACGCTCGCGGATTTCACCGATCGCGGTCTCGACACCGACGTCGCGATCGGCCTCGAGACGACGAGCGATCGGATCCGTCGCGATTGCGTGAACAAGTACTTCGCGTTCTCGGACTTCGAGGAGGCGTGCGCGGAAGCGAGGGCCGCTGACGAAGCAGCCGGGACCGATGACTCGGATCCGGACGTCGGCGTGAAAGCCTACCTCCTCATGAAGCCCCCGTTCCTCTCCGAGCAGGAGGCCATCGACGACATGATTTCCTCGGTCTACGACTGCGCCGAGACCGAGGGCTGTCACACCGTCTCGATGAACCCCTGCAACGTCCAGCGCTACACGATGGTCGACGAACTGTACTTCCAGGGCGGGTATCGACCCCCGTGGCTCTGGAGCGTCGCGGACGTCCTCGAATCGACGGCCGACGCTGACGCCATCGTCATCTCCGATCCAGTTGGCCACGGCTCGGATCGGGGCCCGCACAATTGCAAGGAGTGCGACGATCGCGTCCAGCGCGCGATAAAGGACTTCGACCTGCGCCAGGATCCGTCCGTCTTCGACCAGATCGAGTGCGAGTGCGAAGCCACCTGGGAGGCCGTCTGCGAGCGCGAAGCGGGCTACAACCTCCCACTGGTACAGTAG
- a CDS encoding metallophosphoesterase, producing MRVGVISDVHANLPALEAVLRDIGHVDAILNAGDVVGYNPWPAACVEEMRTREVPTVRGNHDRAVVEQTTFRFNEMAAAGVDYASRQLDEAQFEWLASLPEALSRFDGRVRVVHGHPDDPDRYTYPEDFAASMLGEEDVLVLGHTHVQHVEQFDDGIVLNPGSVGQPRDRDPAAAYAILDLDAMAVELRRVEYDVERVIEAVNDAGLPERIGERLRVGR from the coding sequence ATGCGCGTCGGCGTCATCTCGGACGTACACGCTAACCTCCCGGCACTGGAGGCGGTCCTCCGCGACATCGGACACGTCGACGCGATCCTCAACGCCGGCGACGTCGTCGGGTACAACCCCTGGCCGGCAGCGTGCGTCGAGGAAATGCGCACACGGGAGGTTCCGACAGTTCGAGGAAATCACGATCGGGCCGTCGTCGAGCAGACGACGTTCCGGTTCAACGAGATGGCTGCCGCCGGCGTGGACTACGCCAGCAGGCAGCTAGACGAGGCGCAGTTCGAGTGGCTCGCGTCGCTCCCCGAAGCGCTGTCCCGTTTCGACGGACGCGTTCGCGTCGTCCACGGGCATCCCGACGACCCCGATCGGTACACCTATCCCGAGGATTTCGCCGCGTCGATGCTGGGAGAGGAGGACGTACTCGTCCTGGGCCACACCCACGTCCAGCACGTCGAACAGTTCGACGACGGCATCGTCCTCAACCCCGGGAGCGTCGGGCAGCCACGCGACCGCGATCCGGCCGCTGCGTACGCGATTCTCGACCTCGACGCGATGGCCGTCGAACTGCGCCGCGTCGAGTACGACGTGGAGCGCGTGATTGAAGCAGTGAACGACGCGGGCCTCCCCGAGCGGATCGGCGAACGTCTCCGGGTCGGACGCTGA
- a CDS encoding zf-TFIIB domain-containing protein: MECPRCGGEIETYSLAGHDADICESCGYVGVAVEHQSEPEEFESWTDALERFYEEQSA; the protein is encoded by the coding sequence ATGGAGTGTCCACGTTGTGGCGGCGAGATCGAGACGTACTCGCTGGCCGGTCACGACGCCGATATCTGCGAAAGCTGTGGCTACGTCGGCGTCGCCGTCGAACACCAGAGCGAGCCGGAAGAGTTCGAATCCTGGACTGACGCCCTCGAGCGGTTCTACGAGGAGCAATCGGCCTGA